A DNA window from Hevea brasiliensis isolate MT/VB/25A 57/8 chromosome 2, ASM3005281v1, whole genome shotgun sequence contains the following coding sequences:
- the LOC110661052 gene encoding 3-ketoacyl-CoA synthase 1-like, which translates to MDNIDMDNERLTAEMAFKDSSSAVIRIRQRLPDFLQSVKLKYVKLGYGYSCNPATILMCLVIFPLSIATLVQITGLQLDLVYELWTTRSLQLHEIDAATRLAGSVLLLVLLGVYLAKRSRPIYLVDFACYKPEDEWKMSVEAFMQMTEDSGLFDKETVQFQRRISTRSGLGDETYIPRGISSRPPNLCMDEARREAESVMFGALNSLFDKTGVKPRDIDIVIVNCSLFNPTPSLSSMIVNHFKLRTNIKSYNLGGMGCSAGLISIDLAKDLLKANPNTYAIVVSTENITLNWYFGKDRSMLLPNCIFRMGGAAVLLSNKGQDKGRSKYQLVHTVRTHKGADDKNYQCVYQREDDKGTVGVSLARELMAVAGDALKTNITTLGPLVLPLSEQFMFFVTLVRRKLLKAKVKPYIPDFKLAFEHFCIHAGGRAVLDELQKNLQLSNWHMEPSRMTLHRFGNTSSSSLWYELAYTEAKGRVSRGDRVWQIAFGSGFKCNSAVWKALRAIPLGETRGNPWADSIHRYPVKVTVA; encoded by the coding sequence ATGGATAATATAGACATGGATAATGAGAGATTGACGGCGGAGATGGCTTTTAAAGACTCTTCCTCTGCTGTCATAAGAATCCGTCAACGTTTGCCTGACTTCTTACAGTCCGTCAAGCTCAAATACGTTAAGTTAGGTTATGGCTACTCATGTAACCCTGCTACTATACTCATGTGTCTCGTAATTTTCCCTTTGTCCATAGCCACGCTCGTTCAAATCACTGGTCTTCAACTAGACCTGGTTTACGAGTTATGGACGACTCGGTCCCTTCAACTCCATGAAATAGACGCCGCCACTAGACTTGCCGGTTCTGTTCTATTACTTGTCCTTCTCGGAGTCTACTTGGCCAAGCGGTCCAGACCCATCTATCTGGTGGATTTTGCATGTTACAAACCGGAAGATGAATGGAAGATGTCAGTGGAGGCCTTCATGCAAATGACGGAAGATAGCGGGCTGTTTGACAAAGAAACTGTTCAATTCCAGAGGCGGATATCGACAAGGTCAGGTCTAGGAGATGAAACTTATATACCAAGAGGAATATCGTCTAGACCACCGAATTTGTGCATGGACGAAGCCCGGAGGGAAGCCGAGTCAGTCATGTTCGGAGCATTGAATTCTCTTTTCGACAAAACTGGAGTTAAACCGAGAGACATTGACATCGTCATTGTGAACTGCAGCTTGTTTAACCCGACTCCGTCTCTGTCCTCTATGATAGTGAATCACTTCAAGCTTAGAACAAACATTAAGAGTTACAATCTTGGTGGAATGGGTTGCAGTGCAGGGCTTATCTCTATAGACCTAGCCAAAGACCTTCTGAAAGCAAACCCCAACACTTATGCAATTGTGGTAAGCACAGAAAATATAACTTTGAATTGGTATTTTGGCAAGGATAGGTCAATGCTACTTCCCAACTGCATATTCCGCATGGGTGGAGCTGCCGTTCTTCTCTCGAACAAGGGCCAAGACAAGGGCAGGTCCAAATACCAGCTGGTCCACACAGTCCGAACCCACAAAGGCGCTGATGACAAAAACTACCAGTGCGTTTACCAGAGAGAAGATGATAAAGGAACTGTTGGGGTCTCATTAGCCCGTGAATTAATGGCTGTAGCTGGAGACGCATTGAAAACAAACATTACTACATTGGGTCCTCTGGTACTGCCTTTAAGCGAGCAATTTATGTTTTTTGTCACCCTTGTTAGAAGAAAGCTTTTGAAAGCAAAAGTGAAGCCCTATATACCGGATTTCAAGCTTGCTTTCGAGCATTTCTGTATACATGCTGGGGGTAGGGCTGTTCTAGACGAGTTGCAGAAGAATTTGCAACTTAGTAACTGGCACATGGAGCCATCCAGAATGACTCTGCATAGATTCGGTAACACTTCCAGTAGCTCATTGTGGTATGAACTGGCATATACAGAAGCCAAGGGTCGGGTCTCACGCGGGGACAGGGTGTGGCAGATTGCTTTTGGGTCAGGTTTCAAATGCAATAGTGCAGTGTGGAAAGCGCTCAGGGCCATTCCTCTGGGCGAAACAAGGGGTAACCCATGGGCAGACTCCATTCACAGGTATCCGGTCAAGGTTACTGTGGCTTAA
- the LOC131176049 gene encoding probable L-gulonolactone oxidase 6 yields MVKFRRVLRSTCLFLLLFIVRCTPPEDHIKCVSENTNCTITNSYGTFPDRSICQAAYAAYPTTEEELISLVANATKAKRKMKVATRFSHSIPKLACPDGLDGLLISTKYLNRVLEIDLQSMRMSVESGVTQRQLINEAAKAGLALPYAPYWWGLTIGGLLGTGAHGSTLWGKGSSVHDYVVALTIVSPSGPEDGFAKVRRLDESNSELNAAKVSLGVLGVISKVTLQLQPLFKRSISYVVKNDSDLGDEAASFGRQHEFADVTWYPSQRKAAYRIDDRVSSNTSGNGVYDFIPFRSTLSVGLALVRTTEENQESLHDAEGKCISARLTTTTLLTSAYGLKNNGISRKFTGIAFTGYPVIGYHNRLQSSGTCLDSPEDALMTACPWDPRVKGEYFLQTTFSISLSVVKNFIQDVQKLVNLEPKGLCVLEQYNGILMRYVKASSAYLGKQEDAIDFDITYFRSKDPGTPRLYEGILEEIEQLALFKYGALPHWGKNRNLAFDGAINKYKNAGEFLRVKQMYDPFGLLSNEWTDQVLGLKGSVTIVREGCALEGLCICSEDIHCAPNKGYFCRTGKIYEKARVCTLIRKKKQL; encoded by the exons ATGGTTAAATTCCGGCGAGTTCTCCGGTCAACTTGTCTCTTCCTATTACTCTTTATAGTCCGTTGTACACCTCCTGAGGATCACATCAAATGTGTTTCAGAAAACACTAACTGCACTATTACTAATTCCTATGGGACTTTCCCTGATCGAAGCATATGCCAAGCAGCATACGCGGCGTATCCCACCACAGAAGAAGAGCTAATTTCACTAGTAGCCAATGCAACCAAGGCAAAAAGGAAGATGAAAGTGGCCACTCGCTTCTCCCATAGCATTCCTAAGCTAGCTTGTCCCGATGGTTTAGATGGGCTGCTCATAAGCACCAAATACCTCAATCGTGTGTTGGAGATTGACCTTCAATCCATGAGAATGAGTGTAGAGAGCGGCGTCACACAAAGGCAGCTTATTAACGAAGCTGCCAAGGCAGGGCTCGCTTTGCCTTATGCTCCGTACTGGTGGGGCTTGACCATCGGCGGCCTATTAGGCACGGGTGCGCATGGAAGCACGTTGTGGGGTAAAGGGAGTTCGGTTCATGACTATGTGGTGGCACTCACGATTGTTAGCCCCAGTGGGCCTGAAGATGGCTTCGCCAAAGTCCGGAGGCTCGACGAGAGTAACAGTGAACTTAATGCTGCCAAGGTCTCTCTGGGAGTTCTTGGAGTTATTTCAAAG GTTACTTTGCAACTTCAGCCTCTTTTTAAGCGATCTATATCTTACGTGGTTAAGAATGACTCAGACCTGGGTGATGAAGCAGCAAGCTTTGGTCGTCAACACGAGTTTGCAGACGTAACATGGTACCCTAGTCAACGTAAGGCAGCCTATCGAATCGACGATCGCGTTTCTTCTAACACTTCCGGAAATGGTGTATATGACTTCATCCCTTTCCGATCTACACTTTCTGTTGGATTGGCTTTGGTTAGAACCACAG AGGAAAATCAAGAATCTCTGCATGATGCAGAAGGCAAGTGCATTAGTGCTAGACTAACTACAACTACGCTCCTGACCTCAGCTTATGGATTAAAAAACAATGGTATATCAA GGAAATTTACAGGTATTGCTTTCACAGGATATCCTGTAATTGGATATCACAATCGCCTTCAATCATCAGGGACTTGCCTTGATAGTCCTGAAGATGCATTAATGACGGCTTGTCCATGGGACCCAAGAGTCAAGGGTGAGTATTTTCTCCAAACCACTTTCAGTATCAGCTTGTCAGTCGTTAAGAACTTCATCCAAGATGTGCAAAAGCTAGTTAATTTGGAGCCTAAAGGGTTGTGTGTCCTAGAACAATACAATGGCATCCTCATGCGCTATGTTAAGGCGTCAAGCGCCTACTTGGGCAAGCAAGAAGATGCAATAGACTTTGATATCACATATTTTCGAAGCAAAGACCCTGGGACTCCTAGGCTCTACGAAGGTATACTCGAGGAAATAGAGCAACTGGCGCTGTTTAAATACGGAGCATTGCCACATTGGGGAAAGAATCGGAACCTAGCATTTGATGGAGCTATCAATAAATACAAAAATGCTGGGGAATTTTTGAGGGTTAAGCAGATGTATGATCCATTTGGGCTCCTTTCCAATGAGTGGACAGATCAAGTGCTTGGGCTTAAAGGCAGTGTGACCATAGTAAGGGAGGGGTGTGCATTGGAAGGATTGTGTATATGCTCGGAGGACATTCATTGTGCCCCAAATAAGGGCTATTTCTGTAGAACTGGTAAAATTTATGAGAAGGCGAGGGTTTGCACCCTTATCCGCAAGAAGAAGCAATTGTGA
- the LOC110661054 gene encoding CBL-interacting serine/threonine-protein kinase 9 isoform X1: MSVKVPSTRTSTRVGKYELGRTLGEGTFAKVKFAKNVDTGDCVAIKILDREQVLRLKMVEQLKREISTMKLIKHPNVIKIYEVMASKTKIYIVLEFVDGGELFDKIARYGRLKEDEARRYFHQLINAVDYCHSRGVSHRDLKPENLLLDSLGVLKVSDFGLSAVLSKQIRGDGLLHTACGTPNYVAPEVLKDKGYDGTGSDVWSCGVILYVLMAGYLPFDEPNFMALYSKICSADFTFPSWFSSGARKLIKRILDPNPVTRITISEILEDEWFKKGYKPPQFEQEDDVNLDDVDAAFNDSKEHLVTERKEKPVSMNAFELISKTQGFSLENLFAKQAGLVKRETRFASHSPANEIMCKIEEAAKPLGFNVDKQNYKMKLKGDKNGRKGQLSVATEVFEVAPTLHMVELRKVGGDTLEFHKFYKTFSSGLKDIVWKSEGTIEGLRS; this comes from the exons ATGAGCGTCAAGGTACCTTCAACGCGGACGAGCACGCGCGTAGGGAAGTACGAACTGGGAAGGACCTTAGGTGAGGGCACTTTCGCTAAGGTCAAGTTTGCCAAGAATGTCGACACTGGCGATTGCGTCGCCATTAAAATCCTTGATCGTGAGCAAGTCCTTCGTCTGAAGATGGTCGAACAG TTGAAAAGAGAAATATCAACAATGAAGCTGATCAAACATCCGAATGTCATCAAAATCTATGAG GTTATGGCCAGCAAAACAAAGATTTACATTGTTCTTGAGTTTGTTGATGGAGGGGAGCTTTTTGACAAAATT GCAAGGTACGGGAGACTTAAAGAGGATGAAGCCAGGAGATATTTCCACCAGCTTATCAATGCTGTTGATTACTGTCACAGTAGAGGAGTGTCGCATAGAGATTTGAAG CCTGAGAACCTTCTTCTTGATTCACTTGGCGTTCTTAAAGTTTCAGATTTTGGACTGAGTGCAGTATTGTCGAAGCAAATACGG GGGGATGGACTGCTTCACACTGCCTGCGGAACCCCAAATTATGTTGCCCCTGAG GTTCTCAAAGACAAAGGTTATGATGGTACAGGCTCTGATGTTTGGTCTTGTGGGGTCATTCTGTATGTTCTTATGGCTGGATACTTGCCTTTTGACGAGCCAAACTTTATGGCTTTGTATAGTAAG ATTTGCAGTGCTGACTTCACATTTCCATCGTGGTTCTCTTCTGGTGCAAGGAAACTGATAAAGCGCATTCTTGATCCAAACCCTGTTACA CGGATAACCATTTCTGAAATATTGGAAGATGAATGGTTCAAGAAAGGATACAAGCCCCCGCAGTTTGAGCAGGAAGACGATGTAAATCTTGATGATGTTGATGCTGCTTTTAATGACTCAAAG GAACATCTAGTtacagaaaggaaagagaaacctGTATCAATGAATGCTTTTGAGCTTATTTCTAAAACCCAGGGCTTTAGCCTTGAAAATTTGTTCGCGAAGCAGGCG GGTCTTGTTAAGCGAGAAACTCGTTTTGCTTCCCATAGCCCCGCAAATGAAATTATGTGTAAAATTGAGGAAGCTGCTAAGCCTCTAGGCTTTAATGTTGACAAGCAAAACTACAAG ATGAAGTTGAAAGGTGATAAAAATGGGAGGAAGGGTCAGCTCTCTGTTGCCACTGAG GTGTTCGAGGTGGCACCAACATTGCACATGGTGGAGCTCCGGAAAGTTGGCGGTGATACACTGGAGTTTCACAAG TTTTATAAAACTTTCTCGTCAGGGTTAAAAGATATTGTCTGGAAATCTGAAGGAACCATTGAAGGATTGAG ATCATAA
- the LOC110661053 gene encoding heterogeneous nuclear ribonucleoprotein Q: MAEGTEIEERVDLDEDNYMEEMDDDVEDQLDDDAEDDNGDARVEENAEEDYEDSKTGVIQKDQSPEMNRSRVNTEPLEDDEKPTASVQEEEKEKHAQLLALPPHGSEVFIGGLPKDALEDDLRDLCDPIGEIFEIRLMKDKDSGESKGFAFVAFKSKEIAQKAIEELHSKELKGKTLRCSLSETKNRLFIGNVPKSWTEDEFRKVIEEVGPGVELIELIKDPQNPARNRGFAFILYYNNACADYSRQKMLNANFKLDGNTPTVSWADPKGTPDHSAAAAQVKALYVKNIPENTSTEQLKELFMRHGEVTKVVMPPGKAGKRDFGFIHYAERSSALKAVKDSEKYEIDGQMLEVVLAKPQADKKPDGIYPYTAGLHPNHVPHPSYGGFAGSPYGSVSAGFGVSASFQQPVIYGRGPMPAGMHMVPMVLPDGRIGYVLQQPGVQMPQPRPRRVDRNNGPGGPGRAGSSGDDVNRSRRYRPY; this comes from the exons ATGGCAGAGGGAACAGAAATTGAGGAACGGGTGGATCTTGACGAGGATAATTACATGGAAGAAATGGATGATGATGTTGAAGATCAACTAGATGATGATGCAGAAGATGATAATGGAGATGCACGTGTTGAAGAAAATGCTGAAGAGGACTATGAGGACTCAAAAACTGGGGTTATTCAGAAAGATCAATCACCAGAAATGAATAGAAGCCGTGTCAATACAGAGCCTCTAGAAGATGATGAAAAACCTACTGCTTCTGTCCaagaagaggaaaaagagaaGCATGCTCAACTTCTTGCCCTTCCGCCCCATGGTTCAGAAGTTTTCATTGGTGGGCTTCCAAAGGATGCATTAGAAGATGATTTGAGGGATCTATGTGACCCAATAGGCGAAATTTTTGAG aTAAGGTTAATGAAAGATAAGGACTCTGGTGAAAGCAAGGGCTTTGCTTTTGTTGCCTTTAAATCAAAGGAGATTGCTCAAAAGGCCATTGAAGAGCTTCATAGTAAGGAGCTCAAG GGAAAAACCTTAAGATGCTCTCTTTCTGAAACCAAGAACAGATTGTTTATCGGTAATGTTCCAAAGAGCTGGACAGAGGATGAGTTTAGAAAAGTCATTGAGGAGGTTGGTCCCGGGGTGGAACTCATTGAGCTGATAAAG GATCCTCAAAATCCAGCCCGCAATCGTGGTTTTGCTTTTATATTGTATTACAATAATGCATGTGCTGATTATTCAAGGCAGAAAATGTTAAATGCAAATTTTAAGCTGGATGGAAATACCCCAACTGTCAGCTGGGCTGATCCAAAGGGCACACCTGATCATTCTGCTGCTGCTGCCCAG GTTAAGGCTTTGTATGTAAAGAACATACCTGAGAACACTAGTACTGAGCAACTGAAGGAACTATTCATGCGCCATGGGGAAGTAACAAAAGTTGTTATGCCACCTGGCAAAGCAGGAAAACGAGATTTTGGGTTCATTCATTACGCTGAAAGGTCAAGTGCATTGAAGGCTGTCAAAGATAGCGAGAAATACGAAATTGACG GTCAAATGTTGGAGGTTGTCCTTGCCAAGCCTCAGGCTGATAAAAAACCTGATGGGATTTATCCTTACACAGCAGGGCTTCATCCAAACCATGTGCCACATCCTTCTTATGGTGGGTTTGCTGGAAGTCCATATGGCTCTGTAAGTGCTGGATTTGGTGTTTCTGCCAGTTTTCAGCAG CCAGTTATATATGGAAGGGGTCCAATGCCAGCTGGGATGCATATGGTGCCCATGGTTCTACCAGATGGTCGAATTGGCTATGTTCT TCAGCAGCCGGGTGTACAGATGCCACAACCTAGGCCGAGGAGAGTTGATCGGAACAATGGTCCAGGTGGGCCTGGGCGAGCTGGAAGTAGTGGGGATGATGTCAATCGTAGCAGAAGGTATCGCCCTTATTAG
- the LOC110661054 gene encoding CBL-interacting serine/threonine-protein kinase 9 isoform X2, whose translation MKLIKHPNVIKIYEVMASKTKIYIVLEFVDGGELFDKIARYGRLKEDEARRYFHQLINAVDYCHSRGVSHRDLKPENLLLDSLGVLKVSDFGLSAVLSKQIRGDGLLHTACGTPNYVAPEVLKDKGYDGTGSDVWSCGVILYVLMAGYLPFDEPNFMALYSKICSADFTFPSWFSSGARKLIKRILDPNPVTRITISEILEDEWFKKGYKPPQFEQEDDVNLDDVDAAFNDSKEHLVTERKEKPVSMNAFELISKTQGFSLENLFAKQAGLVKRETRFASHSPANEIMCKIEEAAKPLGFNVDKQNYKMKLKGDKNGRKGQLSVATEVFEVAPTLHMVELRKVGGDTLEFHKFYKTFSSGLKDIVWKSEGTIEGLRS comes from the exons ATGAAGCTGATCAAACATCCGAATGTCATCAAAATCTATGAG GTTATGGCCAGCAAAACAAAGATTTACATTGTTCTTGAGTTTGTTGATGGAGGGGAGCTTTTTGACAAAATT GCAAGGTACGGGAGACTTAAAGAGGATGAAGCCAGGAGATATTTCCACCAGCTTATCAATGCTGTTGATTACTGTCACAGTAGAGGAGTGTCGCATAGAGATTTGAAG CCTGAGAACCTTCTTCTTGATTCACTTGGCGTTCTTAAAGTTTCAGATTTTGGACTGAGTGCAGTATTGTCGAAGCAAATACGG GGGGATGGACTGCTTCACACTGCCTGCGGAACCCCAAATTATGTTGCCCCTGAG GTTCTCAAAGACAAAGGTTATGATGGTACAGGCTCTGATGTTTGGTCTTGTGGGGTCATTCTGTATGTTCTTATGGCTGGATACTTGCCTTTTGACGAGCCAAACTTTATGGCTTTGTATAGTAAG ATTTGCAGTGCTGACTTCACATTTCCATCGTGGTTCTCTTCTGGTGCAAGGAAACTGATAAAGCGCATTCTTGATCCAAACCCTGTTACA CGGATAACCATTTCTGAAATATTGGAAGATGAATGGTTCAAGAAAGGATACAAGCCCCCGCAGTTTGAGCAGGAAGACGATGTAAATCTTGATGATGTTGATGCTGCTTTTAATGACTCAAAG GAACATCTAGTtacagaaaggaaagagaaacctGTATCAATGAATGCTTTTGAGCTTATTTCTAAAACCCAGGGCTTTAGCCTTGAAAATTTGTTCGCGAAGCAGGCG GGTCTTGTTAAGCGAGAAACTCGTTTTGCTTCCCATAGCCCCGCAAATGAAATTATGTGTAAAATTGAGGAAGCTGCTAAGCCTCTAGGCTTTAATGTTGACAAGCAAAACTACAAG ATGAAGTTGAAAGGTGATAAAAATGGGAGGAAGGGTCAGCTCTCTGTTGCCACTGAG GTGTTCGAGGTGGCACCAACATTGCACATGGTGGAGCTCCGGAAAGTTGGCGGTGATACACTGGAGTTTCACAAG TTTTATAAAACTTTCTCGTCAGGGTTAAAAGATATTGTCTGGAAATCTGAAGGAACCATTGAAGGATTGAG ATCATAA